Proteins from a genomic interval of Sphingobacterium lactis:
- a CDS encoding GatB/YqeY domain-containing protein, with product MSLETQINQDIKAAMIAKDTIRLRGLRAIKAAILLANTEKGHAEELTEDGEIKVLQKLVKQRKESAEIYQQQDRKDLYTIEIEEMQVIEEYLPKQLEREEIENVVRGIIAETGASSIKDMGKVMGAANQKLAGQADGRTISEVVKSLLS from the coding sequence ATGTCATTAGAAACACAAATCAACCAAGATATCAAGGCGGCTATGATCGCCAAGGACACGATCCGCTTACGCGGTCTGCGCGCTATCAAAGCGGCCATCTTATTGGCGAATACCGAAAAGGGACACGCAGAGGAACTAACTGAGGACGGCGAGATCAAAGTCCTTCAGAAATTGGTGAAACAACGTAAGGAGTCTGCGGAAATCTACCAACAACAGGACCGCAAGGATCTGTATACGATTGAGATCGAGGAGATGCAGGTGATTGAAGAATACCTACCGAAACAGTTGGAACGCGAAGAAATCGAAAACGTGGTTCGTGGGATCATTGCAGAAACCGGCGCTTCTTCCATTAAGGATATGGGAAAAGTAATGGGTGCAGCCAACCAGAAGCTTGCTGGACAGGCCGATGGCCGGACCATTTCAGAAGTCGTTAAATCTCTTTTGAGCTAA
- the ubiE gene encoding bifunctional demethylmenaquinone methyltransferase/2-methoxy-6-polyprenyl-1,4-benzoquinol methylase UbiE produces the protein MSNDSSTVKPYNQQDGKKEQVADMFNNISKTYDMLNRFMTMGIDTIWRKKAIRSLAPLKPQYILDVATGTGDFAIDSIKILNPKKIIGVDISQGMLDVAKEKIAKKGLQDQFEVTLGDSENLPFADDTFDAVTVAFGVRNFENLEKGLSDIRRVLKPGGKAIVLELSNPTAFPIKQLFNIYFHKITPAMGKLISKDNRAYEYLPESVAKFPDGERFAAITKQVGFSKCTVRPQTFGFCTIYECDK, from the coding sequence ATGTCAAACGATTCATCTACAGTAAAACCCTACAATCAACAGGACGGTAAAAAGGAGCAGGTTGCCGATATGTTCAACAACATCTCGAAGACCTACGATATGCTGAACCGTTTCATGACCATGGGTATCGACACGATCTGGCGCAAGAAGGCAATCCGTTCCTTGGCACCGCTCAAACCACAGTACATCCTGGACGTTGCTACCGGCACGGGTGACTTTGCTATCGACTCGATCAAGATCCTGAATCCAAAGAAGATCATCGGCGTGGACATCTCCCAGGGGATGTTGGACGTTGCGAAGGAGAAGATTGCCAAGAAAGGCCTGCAGGATCAGTTTGAGGTTACCCTTGGTGATTCGGAGAATCTTCCTTTTGCGGATGATACTTTCGATGCAGTGACCGTAGCGTTTGGCGTTCGGAATTTCGAGAATCTGGAAAAAGGGCTCAGCGATATCCGCCGGGTGCTGAAGCCAGGGGGCAAGGCCATTGTTCTGGAGCTGTCCAATCCGACAGCCTTCCCGATCAAACAGTTGTTCAATATCTATTTCCATAAGATTACCCCGGCAATGGGCAAATTGATTTCTAAGGACAATAGAGCCTACGAATACCTGCCGGAATCGGTGGCGAAATTCCCGGATGGAGAGCGTTTTGCAGCGATCACCAAACAGGTGGGTTTCTCGAAATGTACTGTCCGCCCGCAGACCTTCGGGTTCTGCACCATATATGAATGCGACAAATAA
- a CDS encoding SDR family NAD(P)-dependent oxidoreductase, with protein MMRTVLITGASSGIGAACALELAREHKYRFLLCARRLDRLETLVQQLLAIDPAVETHTFKLDVRNADEVESQLGNLPAAWQQVDILINNAGLSQGLDPIQDGKIGDWDRMIDTNVKGLLYVTKYVVPMMANSEQPHIINLGSIAGKEVYPNGNVYCATKHAVDALTKAMRIDLLAQGIKVTSIDPGMVETEFSEVRFNGDKDRAKAVYHGLTPLSGQDIAEIVSFVLSRPKHVNINDLLVMPTAQANGTLVIRK; from the coding sequence ATCATGAGAACGGTTTTAATTACAGGTGCAAGCTCCGGAATCGGTGCTGCTTGTGCATTGGAATTAGCAAGGGAACACAAATATAGGTTTCTGCTTTGCGCCAGACGATTGGACAGACTGGAGACGCTTGTTCAACAGCTCCTGGCCATCGACCCCGCAGTAGAAACGCATACCTTTAAACTGGACGTCCGCAATGCAGATGAGGTGGAATCCCAATTGGGCAACCTGCCGGCAGCATGGCAGCAGGTCGATATCCTCATCAATAACGCCGGATTGAGCCAAGGCTTGGATCCTATCCAGGATGGCAAAATTGGGGACTGGGACCGCATGATCGACACCAATGTAAAGGGTTTACTCTATGTTACCAAATACGTGGTGCCGATGATGGCCAACAGCGAACAGCCACACATCATCAACTTGGGCTCCATTGCTGGCAAGGAGGTTTATCCAAATGGCAATGTCTACTGTGCGACCAAGCACGCGGTTGACGCATTGACCAAGGCCATGCGCATCGACCTCTTGGCACAGGGCATCAAGGTGACCAGTATTGACCCGGGCATGGTGGAAACGGAGTTCTCTGAAGTGCGTTTCAATGGAGATAAGGACCGAGCGAAGGCAGTGTATCATGGATTGACGCCTTTATCCGGCCAAGATATTGCGGAGATCGTATCCTTTGTGCTTTCCCGCCCAAAACATGTAAATATCAACGACCTGTTGGTGATGCCTACCGCACAAGCCAACGGTACCCTCGTTATCAGAAAATAA